From the Deltaproteobacteria bacterium genome, the window CTCCTGAGGTGATCCGGAAGGCGGTATTGCCCGCTATGCCGAGGGACTGGTTGCGATATTTTCGTCTCTGGATTCTGATACCAATCGTGCCGGCCTCCATGACGAATAAAGACGCATCCTATTTCCTCAATGGCACGGATTAAATCTTTACGCTTCATGCAACACGAAGCTCCCCGACATGAAGAACGTTAGGTATCTTGCCACTGGTTAATTCTTCATATATGTCTTTCAGATTTTCCTTTAATTCATCAAGAGTT encodes:
- a CDS encoding type II toxin-antitoxin system HicA family toxin, with the translated sequence MKRKDLIRAIEEIGCVFIRHGGRHDWYQNPETKISQPVPRHSGQYRLPDHLRRDDAALSEVASTSAKRS
- a CDS encoding type II toxin-antitoxin system HicB family antitoxin, encoding METKKFMYYQDEDVFIGWLEDFPDYKTQGETLDELKENLKDIYEELTSGKIPNVLHVGELRVA